The Aeromonas veronii genome includes the window TGCGCTTGTTGCCGGTGGACTCGAAGGCCGAGGCGACCCGCAGCAGCTTGTTGTCGTCATAGGCGCGGCCGGCGAAGGTCAGGCCCACCGGCATGCCGATATCGGCCATTACCCCCATGGGGACGGTGACGGTCGGCACGCCGAGATGGCGAATGGCGAGGTTGCCGTTGGCGACCCAGATGCCGTTGCTCCAGGCGATATCGGCGGAGGCCGGATTCACATCCGCATCCGCCGGGCCGACGTCGGCAACGGTCGGGAACAGCACGGCATCGAGTCCGAGCTCGTCCATCCACTCTTCCAGATCCCGCTTGCGGGTCTGCTCCAGGCCGCGCAGGCCGTCCGGCACCGAGGCGATTTCGTCGAAGCGCTTGAGACCGCGCTTGGCCATCTTGACGTACTCGTCCATGCCGGCGGCGAGATCGCCCTCGCGGTTCGGCAAGGTGCCCGGATCGTGGGGGAAGATCTGGGGCCCATCTACATCGGCCAATTTGTTGAGCTTGGGATCGCCGTTGGCGCGCAGGAAGTCATCGAACGCCCAGCCGGAGAGCTCCCACAGCTCGTCATTGAGGAACTCTGGCGAGACGATACCGCGATTGAACACGGTCGGCGCACCGGGTCTGTCCCCTTCGCAGTTGGAAACCAGCGGGAAGTCCACCTCGATCACCTCGGCGCCAGCGGCTTCCAGGGCCTGACGGGCCTGTTCCCACAAGGCAATTACCGACGCGCGGGTATGGATGCGCTGGCCGGTCGGGCCGCCGATGCCGGGATGCTCGCTGGTGCCAGCCAGTTCATCCTTGTTGATAAACATGCGAGGCACGCCGAGGCGCTTGCCCTTGAGGGCATCGGGCTTGGCGGCGAGTTCGAGATAGGAGGCCGGGCGCACCTCGGAGGCCTTGGGGATCTTGACCCAGGGCTGCAGGCGCCACAGATCCCCGCGAGTGTCAACATCATCGGCCACTACCACGTCGAGCACTTCCAAGAGATCGGCCATGGTGCGGGCGTAGGGCACCACCACATCCATGGTCGGGGTCAGCGGCCAGTTGCCGCGCACCGAGATGACACCGCGGGACGGGGTATAGGCACAGAGACCGTTGTTGGAGGCCGGGCCACGGCCGCTCGACCAGGTCTCTTCCGCCAGACCGAAGGCGGAGAAGCTGGCGGCGGTGGCGGTACCGGCGCCGTTGGAGGAACCGGAGGCAAAGGGCGCGGTCAGGTAGTCAGGGTTGTAGGGGCTCTCGGCGCGGCCATAGACGCCGCGCTGCATGCCGCCATTGGCCATGGGGGGCATGTTGGTCTTGCCGAGGCAGATGGCGCCGGCGGCGCGCAGCCGCTCCACGGTGAAGGCATCGCGCTGGGCGACCAGATCCTTGAACGCAGGGCTGCCGGAGGCGGCGGTCAGCCCCTTGACCAGGTAGCTGTCCTTGGCGGTGTAGGGGATGCCGTCGAGCGGCCCCAGGGTCTCGCCACGGGCGCGGCGCGCATCGGAGGCTTGCGCCTCTTTCAGTGCATCGGGATTGCTTACCACCAGGGCGTTCAGCTTGGTGTCGGTCTCGGGGCCGTTATAGGCGGCAATGCGGGCGAGATAAGCCTCGACCAGTTCAACCGCGGTGGTGCGGCCTGCTTCGAGCGCACCGCGCAGCTCGGCAATGGAAACCTCGGTGACATCTACCATTTTGGCGATCATGGGGATCTCCTGCAAAAGGGTGACTGTTTGTCATGATGATCGCCACATCAGCGCCTGCGACCATCATGTCATCAAGAGATAAAACCCCACGGCGTGGGGTTTTGAATTTCTACACTCTTCGGTCAGCTTACTGACCGGAAGGAATTTGCTGGGTGATGCAGTGGATATTGCCGCCGCCGAGCAGGATCTCGCGAGCCGGTATGCCGATGACCTTGTGCGCCGGGAAGATCTCTTCCAGGATGCGCTGGGCTTCGCCATCGGTGGCGGCATCCAGCAGCGGGTAGACGATGCGATCGTTGGTGATGAGGAAGTTGACGTAGGAGCCAGCCAGACGACCTTCCGCCTCGCGCGGCACGCCGCTGCCCTGCTCCACCCCGTCGGACTCCTCGGCGGTAGAGAACAGCGGGCCCGGCTGGGGCAGTTTCCACACTTTCAGCTTGCGACCCTTGGCGTCCACCACGGCTTCCAGCACCTTCAAGGCGGCCAGGGAGCGGGCGTACTGGGGGTCGGTCTCGTCGTCGGTCCAGTGCAGGGCCACTTCACCCGGGCGCACGAAGCAGCACATGTTGTCGATGTGGCCGTCGGTCTCATCCAGGTAGACGCCTTCGTCCAGCCAGATGAAGCTCTTCACGCCCAGATAGTCGCGCAGCAACCCTTCGATCTGCGCTTTGCTCAGGTGCGGGTTGCGGTTTTCGTTCAGCAGGCACTCGGCGGTGGTCATGCAGGTACCCTCGCCATCCACGTGGATGGAGCCCCCTTCCAGGATGAGCGGCGCGTCGTAGCGGCTCATGCCGTGCTGGGTCAGCATCTTGGCGGCCACCTCTTCGTCCTGGTTCCAGGGGTGGTAGAGACCGCCCTTGAAGCCGCCCCAGGCGTTGAAGCCCCAATCCACCCCGCGGCACTCGCCGGCGGCGTTGGTGACCACGGTCGGGCCTGAGTCGCGAGCCCAGCAGTCATCGCTGCTCATCTCCACCAGGGTGACGTGGGCGGGCATGATGGCACGCGCCTGCGCCATAAACTGGGCCGGCACCCCCATAAAGACCGGGGTGGCGCCACCGATGGCGTCCGCCACCTTGGCAAAGGTGCTCTGGGCGAAGCGACCCGCCTCACGCCAGTTGTCCGGGCGGAACGGCCAGATCATCCAGACGGCCTGCTGGTGCGCCCACTCGGCGGGCATGGTGAAGCCATCGCTGGCCGGGGTGGTGTTGAAGGTGTTGATGCTCATCGCAATATCCTTGCAGGCCCTGATGGCGACACGCGCATCACGGGGAATGGGGAAACGGGCTGATGGGGAGGCGGTTCATGCGCTGACGAGCGCACTCACCGCTTCCTGGCCCACCGGCTTGTCGTCGGCTACGCAACCGCCTGGCGCACCCGCAGAAAATCTGAGTGGTCGCAGTGTAAGAAGTTGCATCCACATCAATCAAATGAATAGGATTAATCATCCCATAAATGGCGTGAATAATCCCCCCATGAAACTGCACCAGCTCGACCTCAATCTGCTGCTCGCCTTTGACGCCCTGATGACAGAGGGCAGCGTCACCCGCGCCTCGGAGGCGCTGTTTATCAGCCAGCCCGCCATGAGCCACTCCCTCGGCCGGCTGCGCACCTTCTTCGGCGATCCGCTGCTGGTGCGCACGCCCCAGGGGATGCTGCCCACCCCCCGCGCCCAGCGCCTGCACCTGGGGGTGCAGCAGGTATTGCGGCTGCTGGAGCAGCAGCTCAGCGACGAGGAGGAGTTCGAGCCCCGCCACTCCAAACGCCGCTTCGTGCTCTGCACCACGGATTACGTGGAGTGCGTGCTGATCCCGCCGCTCATCTCGCGCCTCAAAACCCTGGCGCCCGGGGTCACCATCGAGATCCGCATCCTGCGCGACAACCTGCCGGAGGCGGAGCTCGCCAGCGGCGAAATCGATCTGGTGCTGGGGTTTGACGAGTACATGCAGGTGCCGGGATATCTGGGCAAGGAGACCTGGCTCACCGAGCCCCTGGCCGGGCTGGTGCGCGCCACCCGCGAGCTGCCGGAGGAGTGCATCACGCTCACACAGTTGGTCGACATGCCCCATGTGTTCCACTCGCCCCTTGGCACCTCGGAGGCGAGCCTCGACAAGTTTCTGCAAAGCCTGGGGCTGGCGCGCACCATCTCGGTCAACAGCCAGAGCTATATGTCTGCCGCCGCCATCGTCAGCCAGAGCGATCACCTGCTGGTGCTGCCCCGCAAGGTGGCGGAACTGCTGGCCGACCACTGGCCCCTCAAGAGCCTGCCACTGCCGACGGACGTGCCGGATTATCACCTCAACTGCGTCTGGCATCCGGTCCACGCCCAGCAACCGGCCCTTATCTGGCTAAAAGAGCTTATGCGGGAGCTGGTCAATCAGGAGCCGGGTTAGGGCAACAGGCTGCGTCTGGCACACTCCCTATCACCACGCCCAGCAACCGGCTCTTATCTGGCTAAAGGAGTTGATGCGAGAGCTGGTCAATCAAGAACCGGGTTAGCAAAGAGAGCAGCCCCAGCCCCTCTTCCGCAAGGAAAGAAGGGCGCAAATTGCACTCAACGCGCCTCACTCGCCACCGGCAGGTCGCCGCTGGCGATGGCGGCCAGCAGGCGGGCGTGATCCTCCCGGGTACGCTCCCCATAGGCCACGGCGAAATCGGCGATGGCCTCGTCCATCACGGTCGATTTGCCGAGGTAACCGGCGATGCGCGCTGCATCTCCCGACTTGGCGTGGGCCAGGGCCAGCGCCCAGCCGCAGAGCTGACAATATTCGACGAAGTGGCGCGGCTTGACCACGCCCGGGGTGATGTCGATGCCCCCCTTCATGTCCCGCAGCTGGCGCACGTAGAAGTGGCGCCCCCGCAGCTCGCACCAGCCGAGGAAGATGTCGGGGGAGCCCTGGATGAGGCGTTGGCCCCGCACCACCCGCTGCCCCTGACTGCCGCTCTCCGCCTCCGAGTCGAAATAGGGTGCCAGCACCGAGGGTTGCGCCTCCTTGACCTGCAAAAACAGAGGGTCGTCGTCATCGGCCCCGCTCAGCAGGATCACCCAGCAGCGGGTGCCCACGCTGCCCACCCCCACCACCTTGCGCACCACGTCCAGGATCCGGTAACGCTTGAGCAGGATGCGTCTGTCCGCCGGCAGGGAGGCGAGATAGGCCTCCAGCAGCTCTCCGAGCACCTCGTAGACCGGCTCCCCGTCCTCGGTGTGGGTCTCGCGGATGACGAAGGGGTGGATCTCGCGGATCCGGTGCTGCTCATCCACCAGATCCGTCATCTTGTCGAGCACCTGCAAATGGTCGCGACCCCGCGCCTTGGCGAAAGAGGCCTCCACCCGCTTGTGGGCATCGGCGGAGAAGGCGTCCAGCACCGAGGCCTGATCCAGCCTGTCGTACCAGACCTCCATAAACCCCATCTTGCCGTACTCCCGCAGCTTGGTGCGATAACCGGCCACCACTCTGCTGGCGGCCTCCCGCTGACGCGCCGGATCGGCCCCCAGGTACTGGGCCGCCACCAGGGCGCTGGCGGCGAGGCGTTTGAGATCCCACTCCCAGGGGCCGAGGTGGGTCTCGTCGAAGTCGTTGATGGCGAGCACCAGATTGCGCTCGGCGCTGGCATAGAGGCCGATGTTGGCCACGTGCATGTCACCGCAGGCCTGTACCATCAGCCCTGTCCTGGGGGTCGCCGCCAGATCCCCTGCCATGATGGCCGCCGCCCCGCGCAGGAAGGCGAAGGGGGACTCCTGCATGCGGGCATGGCGCACCGGCACCAGCTGCGCCAGGCGGGTCAGGGCCTGGGCCTTGAGCACGGCGATGGGATCCCGCCCGGGGGCAGGTTCGGGCAGCAGGGCATGGGATTCACGGGGGATCTGCTCGCGCAGGGCCTTGCCGGCGGCGAAGCGTTCCGCGATGGAGAGACGGGGGGCGGTGAAGTGTTGCAGCATCGCCCGGGACTTGGATGGTTTGGCCATGTTTGCTTGCTCCCTGACACAGTCCCATCAAGATGGAAGAGGCTGGCAGCGAGAGCAAGGGATGGGGGAAAAATCCGTCGAAGAGGCCGGTGACGACAGATTAGCAGCGCTTAGCGAGAGGCCAGGGACGCCATCAGCTGGTTGATGACGCCATCCAGCAGCGCCCGGTCGGGACGGCACTGGGCGAAGGTGATGATCCCCTGGATATTGACCTGCAAGAAGGCGGTCAGGGTGGGAATGTCGCAGCCGGCCGCAAGCTCCCCCTGCTCGCGGGCCCGCAGCAACTGCGCCGCGAGATCCTGCTCCAGCTCCCCATAGATGACCTTGCAGCGCAGGTAGATCTCCTCATCCTGCTCCGCCAGCTCCATCAGGGTGCGGGTCACTAGGCAGGAGCCCTGCAGGGCGTCATCCACCAGCTGGTTGAGATAGGCGTGCAGGCCGGCAAGGGGGCCGGCGCTCTCCAGGCGGTGGCGGCGCTCGACGCCTTTCTCCTGCACATAGTGATCGACCGTCGCCAGCAGCAGGCCGCGTTTGTTGCCAAAGGCGGCGTAGAGGCTGCCCGGATGCAGACCGGTGGCCGCCACCAGCTCCTGCATGGTGGTCTTGGCATACCCTTTGGCACGAAACGCCGCCATGGCACTTCGCAGGACATGGTCCCGGTCGAACTCGGCAATGCGCATGGGTTCTCCATTGAGAGGGCCCCTGGTCGGGGCAAAAAAAGGCGGCAAGTTTACCCCGAGGGGGCATGCAAGACCAATGGCCGTTAAATGCTCGCTCAAAAAATACTTGCACGCAAACCAAAAAGCGTCTTGAATGCACGTTCAAGAATGATACTTCCCAGGATGCTGACCATGGATACCCTGTTTCAACCCTATCGCCTCAACGGCACCTTGACCCTGGCCAACCGCTTCATGATGGCCCCCCTGACCCGCTGCATGGCGGGACCGGGTCTGGTTCCCACCGCACAGATGGCCGCCTACTATGCGCGCCGTGCCGACATCGGCCTCATCATCTCCGAGGCGACCATCATTCGCCCGGACGGCCAGGGTTATCCCAACACGCCGGGGATCTACAGCCCCGAGCAGATCGCTGGCTGGAAACAGGTCACCGATGCCGTACATGCCAGGGGTGGCAAGATCTTCGCCCAGCTGTGGCACGTGGGTCGCCTCTCCCACCCCTTCTTCCATCAGGGCGAGGTGCTGGCCCCCTCCGCCATCGCCCATGACGGCACTGTGCCGCGCATGCGCGAGCTGGTTTATCAGGTGCCCCGCGCCCTGACGGTGGCCGAGATACTGCAACTCATCGAGGATTACGCCCAGGCCGCCGCCAACGCCATCGAGGCGGGCTTCGACGGGGTGGAGATCCACGGTGCCAACGGCTACCTCATCGATCAGTTCCTGCACCACGCCAGCAACCTGCGCACCGATGCCTACGGCGCCACCCCGGAGAACATGAGCCGCTTCGCCCTGGAGGTGGTCGATGCCATCTCGGCCCGTATCGGCGGCGAGCGGGTGGGCATTCGCCTCTCCCCCGGTGCCTATGTGCACCTGGATGGCGATGCTCGCGACCGCGCCGTGTTCGATCACCTGCTGGCCGAGCTCAATGGCCGCACCCTGGCCTATGTGCACCTCGGCATCTTCGATGACAGCCTCACCTTCGACTACCTGGATGGCCGCGCCTCCGACTACCTGCGCGCCCACTACGACGGCCACCTGGTCGGAGTCGGCAACTACAGCGCCGAAAGCGCGGCCGACGCCATCAAGGCAGACCGCTTCGATCTCGTCGCCATCGGTCGCCCCCTCATCGCCAACCCGGACTATCTGGAGAGAGTGAAGAAGGCCGAACCCCTGTTGCCCTACGCCGACACCATGCTGGCCGAGCTGATCTGACCCAGGCGGCCGACACCACGGCCGGGCGGATCCCCGGGCTAACGGAGCGGCTGTGAAGCGCCGACAAACTCACTGGCCTGCACTCTGCCGACGCGCAAGTGTCAGGCCATCTTCCTGACCAAGGATGGGATCTGCGCCCTGGTGCAGGTTTCCAATGTTTGGGCCCCACTCCCGGGCCCTTTTTTTATGCCCGCGCTCTCCTGCCCGTCCCCATAGTCCATCATTTCGCCAAAAAACAAGTTGCTAGAGACAACTACATTGCTATATTGGTTGCTGATGACAACCAAACAAGGACAATCACCGATGGATCCCCGACCCCTGCGCGCCCTCTCCCGCGATCTCGTCCGCGAACTCGGCATGCTCTCCCAACAGTGCGGCGCCCTGGCCCTCTCCCCGCTGGAGGCTCACCTGTTGATCGAGCTGGAAAACGGCCCCGCCACCAACCAGCAACTGGCGGAGCGGCTGCGCATCGACAAATCCAACGCCAGCCGCCCCCTTGCCCGCCTGGCCGATCGCGACCTCATCGGCTGGCACCCCCACCCCTCTGACGGACGCAGCAAGGAGGCGCGCCTCACCATCGCCGGCCAGTCCCAGTTGCTGGCCCTGCATCAGGAGATGGACAGCGCCACCGCCGAGGCCCTGGCCCAGCTCAGCCCGGTGGAGCGTGAGCAACTCTGGGAAGGACTGCGCCTCTATCGCAGCGCCCTCTCCCGGGCCCGCCGCCAGCAGGGTTATCGCATTCGTCCCATCACAGAGGCCGATAATCCCCATATCGCCGCCGTGGTGCGCGCCGTCTCCGCCGAATACGGTCTCACCGCCGACAAGGGTTACGGCGTCGCGGATCCCAATCTCGATTTTCTCCATGAGACCTATCAGGGGGAGCGCAGCCGTTACTGGGTCATCGAGGGGCCGGACGGTACCATTCTCGGCGGCGGCGGCATCGCCCCCCTGGCGGGCATGGAGGATGTGTGCGAGCTGCAGAAGATGTACTTCCTGCCCGCCCTGCGCGGGCTGGGGCTGGGACGGCGGCTGGTGCTGCAGGCACTCGCCGAGGCCAATGCCCTGGGCTACCGGCGCTGCTATCTGGAGACCACCGCCGTGCTGCGCGAAGCCACCGCGCTCTATGAATCTCTCGGCTTCGATCACCTGCCGGGGCCGCTTGGCAACACGGGTCACGACGCCTGCGA containing:
- a CDS encoding amidase: MVDVTEVSIAELRGALEAGRTTAVELVEAYLARIAAYNGPETDTKLNALVVSNPDALKEAQASDARRARGETLGPLDGIPYTAKDSYLVKGLTAASGSPAFKDLVAQRDAFTVERLRAAGAICLGKTNMPPMANGGMQRGVYGRAESPYNPDYLTAPFASGSSNGAGTATAASFSAFGLAEETWSSGRGPASNNGLCAYTPSRGVISVRGNWPLTPTMDVVVPYARTMADLLEVLDVVVADDVDTRGDLWRLQPWVKIPKASEVRPASYLELAAKPDALKGKRLGVPRMFINKDELAGTSEHPGIGGPTGQRIHTRASVIALWEQARQALEAAGAEVIEVDFPLVSNCEGDRPGAPTVFNRGIVSPEFLNDELWELSGWAFDDFLRANGDPKLNKLADVDGPQIFPHDPGTLPNREGDLAAGMDEYVKMAKRGLKRFDEIASVPDGLRGLEQTRKRDLEEWMDELGLDAVLFPTVADVGPADADVNPASADIAWSNGIWVANGNLAIRHLGVPTVTVPMGVMADIGMPVGLTFAGRAYDDNKLLRVASAFESTGNKRRVPPRTPPLG
- the aguA gene encoding agmatine deiminase, whose translation is MSINTFNTTPASDGFTMPAEWAHQQAVWMIWPFRPDNWREAGRFAQSTFAKVADAIGGATPVFMGVPAQFMAQARAIMPAHVTLVEMSSDDCWARDSGPTVVTNAAGECRGVDWGFNAWGGFKGGLYHPWNQDEEVAAKMLTQHGMSRYDAPLILEGGSIHVDGEGTCMTTAECLLNENRNPHLSKAQIEGLLRDYLGVKSFIWLDEGVYLDETDGHIDNMCCFVRPGEVALHWTDDETDPQYARSLAALKVLEAVVDAKGRKLKVWKLPQPGPLFSTAEESDGVEQGSGVPREAEGRLAGSYVNFLITNDRIVYPLLDAATDGEAQRILEEIFPAHKVIGIPAREILLGGGNIHCITQQIPSGQ
- a CDS encoding LysR family transcriptional regulator; translation: MKLHQLDLNLLLAFDALMTEGSVTRASEALFISQPAMSHSLGRLRTFFGDPLLVRTPQGMLPTPRAQRLHLGVQQVLRLLEQQLSDEEEFEPRHSKRRFVLCTTDYVECVLIPPLISRLKTLAPGVTIEIRILRDNLPEAELASGEIDLVLGFDEYMQVPGYLGKETWLTEPLAGLVRATRELPEECITLTQLVDMPHVFHSPLGTSEASLDKFLQSLGLARTISVNSQSYMSAAAIVSQSDHLLVLPRKVAELLADHWPLKSLPLPTDVPDYHLNCVWHPVHAQQPALIWLKELMRELVNQEPG
- a CDS encoding DUF2252 domain-containing protein, which translates into the protein MAKPSKSRAMLQHFTAPRLSIAERFAAGKALREQIPRESHALLPEPAPGRDPIAVLKAQALTRLAQLVPVRHARMQESPFAFLRGAAAIMAGDLAATPRTGLMVQACGDMHVANIGLYASAERNLVLAINDFDETHLGPWEWDLKRLAASALVAAQYLGADPARQREAASRVVAGYRTKLREYGKMGFMEVWYDRLDQASVLDAFSADAHKRVEASFAKARGRDHLQVLDKMTDLVDEQHRIREIHPFVIRETHTEDGEPVYEVLGELLEAYLASLPADRRILLKRYRILDVVRKVVGVGSVGTRCWVILLSGADDDDPLFLQVKEAQPSVLAPYFDSEAESGSQGQRVVRGQRLIQGSPDIFLGWCELRGRHFYVRQLRDMKGGIDITPGVVKPRHFVEYCQLCGWALALAHAKSGDAARIAGYLGKSTVMDEAIADFAVAYGERTREDHARLLAAIASGDLPVASEAR
- a CDS encoding TetR/AcrR family transcriptional regulator produces the protein MRIAEFDRDHVLRSAMAAFRAKGYAKTTMQELVAATGLHPGSLYAAFGNKRGLLLATVDHYVQEKGVERRHRLESAGPLAGLHAYLNQLVDDALQGSCLVTRTLMELAEQDEEIYLRCKVIYGELEQDLAAQLLRAREQGELAAGCDIPTLTAFLQVNIQGIITFAQCRPDRALLDGVINQLMASLASR
- a CDS encoding alkene reductase, producing the protein MDTLFQPYRLNGTLTLANRFMMAPLTRCMAGPGLVPTAQMAAYYARRADIGLIISEATIIRPDGQGYPNTPGIYSPEQIAGWKQVTDAVHARGGKIFAQLWHVGRLSHPFFHQGEVLAPSAIAHDGTVPRMRELVYQVPRALTVAEILQLIEDYAQAAANAIEAGFDGVEIHGANGYLIDQFLHHASNLRTDAYGATPENMSRFALEVVDAISARIGGERVGIRLSPGAYVHLDGDARDRAVFDHLLAELNGRTLAYVHLGIFDDSLTFDYLDGRASDYLRAHYDGHLVGVGNYSAESAADAIKADRFDLVAIGRPLIANPDYLERVKKAEPLLPYADTMLAELI
- a CDS encoding bifunctional helix-turn-helix transcriptional regulator/GNAT family N-acetyltransferase, which translates into the protein MDPRPLRALSRDLVRELGMLSQQCGALALSPLEAHLLIELENGPATNQQLAERLRIDKSNASRPLARLADRDLIGWHPHPSDGRSKEARLTIAGQSQLLALHQEMDSATAEALAQLSPVEREQLWEGLRLYRSALSRARRQQGYRIRPITEADNPHIAAVVRAVSAEYGLTADKGYGVADPNLDFLHETYQGERSRYWVIEGPDGTILGGGGIAPLAGMEDVCELQKMYFLPALRGLGLGRRLVLQALAEANALGYRRCYLETTAVLREATALYESLGFDHLPGPLGNTGHDACEICMVLTLKSGALHE